The region GTTCCCCAATTCTTTTCGCTCTGTGGGGCCAGCCTGACCCGTCACGATGACTTCATCGACCCGTGCGGCAGAAATCCCCAGCTGAAATGGATCGAGGGTTACTGCCTCCTGATCCGCAAGCTGAACCACCCGGGTTATCGTCTCATAGCCCACAAAAGATACTCGAACCCGGTACTCTCCTGGTTGAAGCCGGGCCGTGAACGAAAACTCCCCATCCGTTCCGGTTGCCGTCCCGAAATTCGTTCCCTCAACCTGAACATTGGCTCCAGGCAGCACCTCACTAGTTGACTCGTCGATGACCTGCCCCTCGATGGTATAGTCAGTCTGCGCCGCGGCAGGCCTCGCGCCGACGAGAACAAACAGCCCCACAAACAGGAAAGCAAAAACGGACCCGTATCGATCAGTCATGGATGTTGGGAAAAGTGTATTACAGGCAAGACGGAATTGACCAAACCCTAGGCAGCAAGGTCGTATGGTAAAGTGTTTTTTTGGAAGCGGTTTCAACTCTCCTCATTTCCTCAAGGGTTACTTGGGCCGTATGTCTTGAGCCGTATGTATTACGAGTGAGAGACGCCTTTGGCTCGCTCGACATGCGCAGAAAACAATAAGGAAATATCGCCTCCCGGTCAACACTTTGCTCACAGAGGTAACCTTGCTTTTCATTCAGAGATGCTCTCAGCCTGTTTTCGTTTTCGACTGACCCTCAAGATCTCTCAAGACGTGCTTCTGCATTCCTCAAAACTAATTTCGCTTAGGAGTCCTGCGCTAATTCGAGACTGAGGAGCCGTTCACCGGTGAAGTCTGAAAACGCAACATAACGGGCCTTCGATTGCCTTCCCCTGGCACGCACTTTTTCGCCCCCAAGTTGAACCGTTTCGTCGGCTGAAAACGGCTCCAGTAGGCTCTGACTACAATTAGCTCCGCGCGGTCGGTCCGACAGGTGCAACCGGGCCGATAAGCAACTGGGCCGACAGGCAGCTGGCCTGATACGAAACCGGCCTAACGTGCAGCCAGCTCTGCTGGGAGACGCCACCGGTTCCGGGAGGCGCCACCAGTTCCGAGAGACGCCACCAGATCTGCTGGGCGCGTGCTGCTGGACGTGAGGGCCACGGCGGGCCCTGCATGTGGGGCCGTGGGCCTGTCTCGACGCGACCCCCACTCGCTTGGCCAGTACAACTCGGCCAGTACAACTCGGCCAAAACCATGCGGGGGGCCAATCTCCCCACTTTTGAACTCAAAGCGGGTTTGCCGACGCCAGATAAAGCTCCCTCAGGATGCGCTGGGGCCTCCGGGCCAGGCGGCACAGCCGCCCGCGCGCTCTCCCCAGGCCCTGAACCGATGAATCCTGCTCGCGTTGCTCTCGTGTAGTTTTACGGCCTTGCTCCAAGCCAGCAGTTTTAGAGCTTTGGGGCAGAGGGCCCTCCGGCCGTAGCTGTCGCTTTTCTACCCACTGCCGGAGGGCCCTCGGTGAGAGTTCCTCAGCGGGTTCGATGCAGCTTTCCACGCTAGCTGCACGGCGCTGGCCGTATGGCGCCGACTACGTGACGCTGACCGTGTGACGCCAACTACGTGACGCCGGCCGTGTGACGCCGGCCGTGTGGCGCTGGCCTGCGTGTAGGTGCACTGGCGCCACGTGCAGGTGCACCAGCGCCAGGAGCGTGGGCAGGGCCACGCGCCGCAAGGAGAGGACCCCGCGGCCTTGCTCCTCTACAGCGGCCTTCTTGCAGCGGCCCTCCGCCGCCGCTGATACTGCCGCAGACATCGCTACTGCCGCAGACGTCGCCCGGTAGATGGCGATCGACATGGGGCCGGGCCGCCGACACGGGGCCAGGCTAGGTGGGCGCGCAAGTAGCTTTTGCTGCGCGCCGCTCGGGCACATTCCTTCCCCGGGCCCTCCCTTTCAGGACTGTCCCTTCTCAGGCCGTCTCTTCTGAGACCAGCCTGGCCTGCGCCCCGCGACCCGCAATCATCGAATCGGGCTTTGCTTTCATCGAGCTTGGCTTTCATAAAACTTGGCTTTCAGAGATCTCCCGCATCCATGGAAGAAACAACAGCAGACAAGGCAACAGCAGACGAGACAGCAACAGAAGAAACGGCAGCCAAAACGACCGAGGCAGGCGCCGGGTCTCCTGCAGGCACTGAGTCTCCTGCGGGCGCCGGGTCTTCTGCAGATGCTGGATCCCTTTCTGGCGCTGGGTCCCTTTCTGGCGCTGGGCCTCTTGCGGGCGCCCGGTCCCTGCTGGCAACATTCTTCGACCGGTTTGGGCTCGGCTTCGTGATGGTCGCCAGCTACTTCGGCTCCGGCTCCGTGTTTATCATGAGCAGTGCAGGGGTCCGGTTCGGGTACACGCTGGTTTGGCTGGTCGGGCTGGCGGTCCTCATCGGGGTCATGGCGCAGGACATGAGCGCGCGAGTGGGCATCTTCGGCCACTCGCTGGGCCAGTTTACTCGGCGCAAGTTTGGGAAAGCGGGGGCGACGGCCCTGCTCGGGTTCATTTCCATCGGGTGCGTGCTGTGGGGCCTCGAACTGACGGCGGCCGTGGGGCTCGGCGCTCAAATCCTCCTCGAAAGCGCGCTGGGCATCTCCGTCAGTTGGATGCCCCTCGCGGTCCTTACCGGAGCGCTCGCGGCGGGAACGGGCGTGTTGCAGTACCGCCTCATCGAGTACCTGATGACAGCCATGATGCTGGTGCTGTTCGTGGCGTTCGGCGTCGTTGCAGTTGCAAGCGACCCGGACCCGCTGGCGGTGCTGGCCGGGGCAGTGCCGAGCGCGAGCGTCTTGGACACAGGAGGGCTGACCTTGGCCGCAGCGATCCTCGGGACGACGGCGCTTTGGCCTAACTTTTTCCTCGAATCTCTCTTCGTCGAGGAGAAAGGATGGACCGGGGCTGGGGATCTCCCGGACATGCGCCTGGACCTTGCCATGGGGTATAGCCTTGGAGGACTGGCCTCGGTTGCCATCATCGTCGCGACCGCGGCAGTTCTTCGCCCCGCCGGCATCACGGAACTGGAGTCGTTTATCACCCCGGGCCGGGCGCTGACCGACGTGCTCGGCACCTGGGCGATGCTTCTGTTTCTTGGGGGCACGCTCGTTGCGGCTTTCAACAGCATCGTCCCGATCCTCTGGACCCCGGCGTACATCCTTCAGGAGGCGTGGGGAACCCGGATCCAGTCGTCGGACCCGCAGGAAGCCCCGGGCTCCTTTCGGGCTCTGTTCGTAGGGCTTTGCCTGCTCAGTGGTCTCTCCCCGCTGGTGCACCTCTTGGGAGGGCTGAGCGTGCTGGACATGATCGTTCTCTTTCCCGCCTGGAACGGCGTGTTCGGGCTTCCGGTGTCGGCGGCTCTTCTGTTTTGGGCCGTCAACGACCGGGAGGCGATGGGGGAGCGCAGGAACGGCAGGTGGCTGAATGGAGCCAACGTTGCTCTCGTGCTGCTCGCCGTCGGGCTGTCGGTCCTCTCGGCCCGTGATGTCGTGGGAGCAATCTTCGGTGGAGGGCTCTAGCAGCAGAGCGGCCCCGCTAGTAGCGCCGCTTCAACGGGAATGCCGCCTCAATGGGAATCTCGTTTCAGCGGTGACGCTGATCCGACGGGCCCGTTTTCAGGCATTCCCCTTGCCCGAAGCACCTATGGCGCATAGGAATGGAGACAGATGGACGCGAAGAGAGATGACGTGGACATCATGACGTGGATATCATGACGTGGATATCATGACGTGGATATCATGACGTGGACATCGGGGATCGTGCTGGTTTTGATTGCCCTGCTGGCCGGAGTGGGCATCACGACCGTCGGTCCGGGAGGGGTGTTTCTGACCGCCGCGCTGTTTGGGATCACCAGTCTTTCCTCAGCGGCCGTGGCCGGGACCGCCAGCGCGACGTTTGTCGCGACGGGGCTGGTAGGGGCCGGGACGTACGTCTGGTCCGGAGAGCTCGCGACCAGGGCTTCGTGGGAGGCAGCACTCGCGCTGAGCGGAGCAGGTGCCGTTGGGGCGCTCACCGGCACGCTCCTCAACCTGCAGGCCAGCGACCAGCTTTTTGGCGACTTGCTGGGGGCCTTTCTCGTGAGCACTGCCGGCCTGGTGGTCTACCGCGAGTACGTGAGCGGCAGGACAGATGGCATCCCGGGCAGTTCCGTTCCGGGCAGTTCCGTCCCGGGCAGTTCCGTCCCGGGCAGTTCCAGCAGCCTGAGACGAGGGATTCTCACGGCAGTCGGGGGTGGTGTGGGAGTGCTCAGCGGGCTACTGGGAGTTGGAGGACCGGTCATTGCCGTTCCGACGCTAGTGAGTTTCGGGATGCCGATGCTTCGAGCCGTGGCTGTGGCTCAAGTGCAGTCGGTCTTTCTCGCGCTCTTCGCGGCGGTCGGGTATGGGGCCGCTGGCGCAATAGACTTCTCTTTAGCGCTGCTGGTGGGCGTTCCTCAGCTTTTCGGGGTCGTGATTGGATGGGGCGTAGCTCACCGTGTCTCCCCATCCCGGCTCCGCATTGCCTTGGCCGTCGTCCTGGCCGTCGCGGGAACTGTCGTTGCCCTCTAAGCGCCACCGTCTCTCCGCGAGCACCGCACCTGCCCTCCGAGCCCTTGCCTGAGAAGGCTATCTCTCGAAAGACTACCTCTCTGAAAGGCTGCCTCTCTGGAAGGTTACCTCTCTGGAAGGCTGCCTGCCGGTTGTGTCCCACGTAGACTCATGCCGCATGCTAGCCGCATGTTGATCGAGCCTCCGAAAGAGCCGCCGCGAGGCCCGCGAGTGCCGTTCGTGGGGCCGCAGCTAAAAACGCGACAACGGGGCCTTGTCGGCCGGGGCCCTGTCAGCCGGGGCCCCTTTTCAGGTCTCCCGGGCCTCCAAGCCGTTTGTCGGCAGGGGGTCACCCGCTATTGTACCGGTTGCGAACAATATTGCACTTTGAGTCGGAGCGGGCCCGTCATGCCTTGCGGCTTGCTTTCCATGACGCAGAACCTCCCCGAGGTTGACGAGCCAGCCCACTGCCTGCGCGGGCCTGACGTGGGCACGGCGGCCCCATTCAGACCAGGTGGCCCCCGTGCGGGTAGCAGCTTCCAGAGCAGAACGCCAGAAACGCAACATAACGGGCCTTATCTATCGGCGCGTCCCTCGTCAGACCAACCCGACGGGAGGAGCCTCTTGTGCATGGAGCCTTGGGGCACGCGGCCTGCTGGCAGCCCAGGATCAGTAGTCTGAAATCAGTAGTCTGGGATCAGTTCGAAGATCCCGGCGTGCCGGAGGACCTTCTCTTCTCGCCCCTGTCGTGGCTGGAGGCCTTGGTTTTTGACCCGGCTATCGGCAACCGCGGTGCTTACAGGCAACCGCGGTGTTGGGGGCCCCTGCGGGCGGGTGGGCCTCCAGGGGGACAGCTGTCCCTGCCCAGCCGGCCGCCACCGGATGTCTTTCTCATAGGCTGGCCCTCCCATGGATTTGCCCTCCCGTGGAGCCGGTCTCCTCGTGAGCCGGTTCCCTCACGTGTTGGCTCCTTCGCGGATTTGCTCCTTCTCAGGTCAGCTCTCCTCACTGCGCGCACCTTCCCTCCTCGGCGTATACTCCGGGGCGTGCCCTGTGGCGTGCTCCGTGGCGGATGCCTGTGGCGGGTGTCTGTGGCAGGTGCCTGTCGGGGGCTCGCCAGTGGCGTCCGTGAGCGGTAGTGTCCATCGGCGGTAGTGTCCATCAGCGAGCGCAGTCTCGGGGGATCTCCCCTTCCAAAACGCCCCCGTTTTCCATGCCTGCTGGCCGGGGCGCTGCCCAGAATTTGGGGCCCACCGATCTTCCCTCTTCGCCCTTCCCTCCGAGAGCCCCGCTGCCTCGTCTCGCGGGCCTCCCAGAACGGCCGATTTTCCATGTGTGAGGAATTGGAAATTGGCCTATATTTTTATGTGTGAGGAACTGAAAATTGGCCTATGTGTGAGGAGCCTATGTGTGAGGAATGCCACTCCTTGTGGGAAACCCCCCTCCCCCCTTCTGAGGGCCGTGTGTGAGGAATGTGTGAGCTGATGTGTGAGCTCATGTGTGAAACCGCGGGATATCGCGTTTTAGCCGGGCGGAAACGCCCCCCTGCAAATCCTCCACTTGCGGGCCTCTGTCATCGCCGCCTCTTCGGCGCATTTGCCCCTTCTGATTGTCGTCTCCAGGTTGCCTGCGCAGGCGGGGATCGTTCCCGTAGCTGGAGGTGGTCTCCACAGCCGAAGATCGGTTGGCTGGAGACTGGTTGGCTGGAGACCGGTTCTGTTATTTCGGAGGCGCGGGCTTTTTCAGGGCCGCCCTCCCTCCGGCGGGGAAGATTGTCCCTCGGGGGAAGAGTTTCCTCCAGAGGAAGAGTTTCCTCCAGAAGGGGGTTACCCTTCAGGTGGAGAGCCATCTGTTGGCGGAGAGCCATCCGTGGGCGGGAAGTCGTTCCCGGGCGGTGGGCCGCCTGTGGGCGGAGGGCCACCTGGAGGGGAGGGCCGGGCCGCCTCCTTCAGGCGCTCCTTCTCGCGGGCCCGCTTCTTTTTCCGGAGCCTCCGCTCCCAAAGCCCGGCGGCGCAGGCCAGAAAAAACGGCACGGCCGGGATGCCCACCAGAAGCGCGAGGGTCTGCGCCGGCAGATGGAAAGCGTTGACGCTCTCCTCAGGACCGGCCCCGGGAGGACTGCCCCCGGGAGGATTGCCTTCAGGCGGATTGCCCCCAGGAGGGCTGCCTCCAGGAGGGTTGCCCTGGAGGGCATCCAGGCGAGCGTAGATGAGCATGAGCGCGAAGCCAGCCCCGATGGCAAATGCCATCGAAAAGAGAACTTTTCTCAAAAGGCTGGTTGCCTTCACGGCATCCATGACAGAAGCAAAGGGTTTGTAAGAATAAATCTGGTAGCAAAGAGCCCGCAGGAAGGAGCCTGCCGGCA is a window of Salinibacter grassmerensis DNA encoding:
- a CDS encoding NRAMP family divalent metal transporter, encoding MVASYFGSGSVFIMSSAGVRFGYTLVWLVGLAVLIGVMAQDMSARVGIFGHSLGQFTRRKFGKAGATALLGFISIGCVLWGLELTAAVGLGAQILLESALGISVSWMPLAVLTGALAAGTGVLQYRLIEYLMTAMMLVLFVAFGVVAVASDPDPLAVLAGAVPSASVLDTGGLTLAAAILGTTALWPNFFLESLFVEEKGWTGAGDLPDMRLDLAMGYSLGGLASVAIIVATAAVLRPAGITELESFITPGRALTDVLGTWAMLLFLGGTLVAAFNSIVPILWTPAYILQEAWGTRIQSSDPQEAPGSFRALFVGLCLLSGLSPLVHLLGGLSVLDMIVLFPAWNGVFGLPVSAALLFWAVNDREAMGERRNGRWLNGANVALVLLAVGLSVLSARDVVGAIFGGGL
- a CDS encoding sulfite exporter TauE/SafE family protein, with translation MTWTSGIVLVLIALLAGVGITTVGPGGVFLTAALFGITSLSSAAVAGTASATFVATGLVGAGTYVWSGELATRASWEAALALSGAGAVGALTGTLLNLQASDQLFGDLLGAFLVSTAGLVVYREYVSGRTDGIPGSSVPGSSVPGSSVPGSSSSLRRGILTAVGGGVGVLSGLLGVGGPVIAVPTLVSFGMPMLRAVAVAQVQSVFLALFAAVGYGAAGAIDFSLALLVGVPQLFGVVIGWGVAHRVSPSRLRIALAVVLAVAGTVVAL